From the Procambarus clarkii isolate CNS0578487 chromosome 70, FALCON_Pclarkii_2.0, whole genome shotgun sequence genome, one window contains:
- the LOC123775250 gene encoding period circadian protein isoform X3: MAESDNHGVTMEEQSIDDAKNPGQQESAYGSLESSSQGPSQKSYSGSKSLNSGSSHSSGFGDNADFSENRLKEVKHKDHRRKKSKEKPDKLLLKEKTEKCTKEENDKEREKTRTGEHDPRLTSETASSVATGIEESTSTFNCHSNDGEERADQPTLVYTQALNYIRKIKERSAEQGVPFASRELVQLPQDTHDVAAFLKSFKSSRGFTVAISVQDGTVLQVSPAITDVLGFPKDMLIGQSFIDFVYPKDSINLSSKIIHGLNMPFRSESLNDNYGTSFYCRMRVYHGLKTSGFAVRNKRTHYKPCKMILKFHDASCTDETASTYGPNSSLLLAEVIPVESVYTVPEETPAMGCFSIRHTASCNFSEYDPEAIPYLGHLPQDLTGNSVFDCYHPQDLPLLKYVYEEMVKQQGKPHRSKPYRFRAFNGSYVTLQTEWLCFVNPWTKRIDSIIGQHRVLKGPSDIAIFLDPGDKIQSPLPEEVMKEAQKAQKEIIELLAKPVATYKDPSKAPQEMRRRTLAHMMSSIVDELDSMEKNGNNTAEKNAAPQKLSSQQPLSVVVMPNQPSTFPTNQDQGSVVMGEISPHQDDRCYESNPSTSTPSSYSKLNYAETLQRFFRSHPKTASSDESGDSKMEVSHSGSLDGKSSYHPAFSLCDGSGNHKQLKTLSHSQTLSQSQSGSGSGDNCDHTRKSESTGNGSREMGRTSSDGRSYCHIQLTEEVLSRHNADMQKIFMQRQQTGGKSFKDKYKMKTVKKPTKRPIERTVGMKRCGGIVENEASVHKQPFLAPPAAVSSSSLKPSSADVWISADKTHIPTSGSAGGAVGAVGASTAHGGTITAPSYPSIVPGFYFPASASSMSSLPPVDNLNISQAPGPSLVIPPQQPAFIQPQAPSQEIHVNYMQLGGLPASAHQWINCMTVPLQYMSAIPGVMYQTVAPPLFNAPPLMLPNVVYQHTTVQPPLGQIPVLLSDGEKRSGVDSEHEQLEPNSQSAKQNFNIKQCAAHLRRPDSQATSVKAEPGSARGSTASASGKIISSHSHVAESLRSFVEDTAILSPGCMPKDSEMNCDSSQVSQFSQSTSVQAEAESVGSPGKRDKMALEDREQHHENSSDMVLSITSSSSSLREYKSTDDSMQNVSENFDNSEASSSGMKWNIPRSKCQRPVLNDPPWLEDVKVTPELLYKYQLETKELVDVLRQDMDMLKRIRQPAWVDDQLSSLYNELELEGSSADLQLDDGVTSSSGEDQAGTSTQTPPRKKKSSMYFSKMAMLHEEDAPLPPSEPWAMRQHPAQETSSSSS; encoded by the exons GGGTAACCATGGAGGAACAGTCAATTGATGATGCTAAGAATCCAGGACAACAAGAGTCAGCATATGGTTCCTTGGAGTCCAGTTCCCAAGGCCCATCTCAGAAAAG TTACAGTGGGAGCAAGAGCCTCAATAGTGGATCCAGTCACAGTAGTGGCTTTGGCGATAATGCTGACTTTAG TGAAAACAGATTGAAAGAAGTCAAGCACAAAGACCACAGAAGGAAAAAGTCAAAAGAGAAGCCTGATAAATTGCTGCTTAAGGAGAAGACAGAGAAGTGTACCAAAGAAGAAAATGATAAGGAGAGGGAGAAGACAAGAACAGGAGAGCATGATCCCAGACTGACTAGTGAGACAGCCAGCA GTGTTGCAACAGGTATTGAAGAAAGCACGTCAACATTTAACTGCCACAGTAATGATGGGGAAGAAAGGGCTGACCAACCAACTCTAGTGTATACTCAAGCTCTTAATTATATTAGAAAGATAAAGGAACGGTCTGCAGAACAAG GTGTTCCCTTTGCTAGTCGAGAGCTTGTGCAGCTACCACAGGACACCCATGATGTGGCTGCCTTCCTAAAGAGCTTTAAAAGTTCT CGTGGCTTTACAGTTGCCATCAGTGTTCAGGATGGTACAGTACTCCAGGTTTCACCGGCCATTACTGATGTCCTCGGTTTCCCGAAAGACATGCTCATTGGACAGTCATTCATTGACTTTGTCTACCCTAAGGATTCAATTAACTTATCATCCAAAATCATTCATGGATTAAATATGCCATTCAGATCTGAATCACTTAATG ATAATTATGGTACATCATTTTACTGTCGGATGCGTGTATATCATGGTCTGAAGACTTCAGGTTTTGCAGTACGCAACAAACGCACCCATTATAAGCCATGCAAGATGATATTGAAATTCCATGATGCTTCGTGCACAGATGAGACTGCATCAACTTATGGACCCAACTCCTCTCTTCTGCTGGCAGAAGTTATCCCTGTAGAAAGTGTTTACACCG TACCTGAGGAGACACCAGCAATGGGCTGCTTCAGCATTCGCCACACTGCTTCATGCAACTTCTCTGAATATGACCCTGAGGCCATTCCATATTTGGGTCATCTGCCTCAAGACCTGACAGGCAATTCAGTCTTTGACTGCTATCATCCACAAGACTTGCCTCTTCTCAAGTATGTTTATGAAGAAA TGGTGAAACAACAGGGAAAGCCCCATAGAAGTAAACCATATAGGTTTCGAGCCTTCAATGGAAGCTACGTTACTCTTCAAACGGAATGGCTTTGCTTTGTTAATCCATGGACAAAAAGAATTGACTCCATTATTGGTCAGCACAGGGTGTTGAAA GGTCCCAGTGATATTGCAATATTTTTAGATCCAGGAGATAAGATTCAGTCTCCACTACCAGAAGAAGTCATGAAGGAGGCACAGAAAGCACAAAAAGAAATAATTGAATTATTAGCAAAG CCAGTTGCTACATACAAAGACCCGAGCAAAGCACCACAAGAGATGCGGAGAAGAACTCTGGCTCACATGATGAGCTCCATTGTAGACGAATTAGACAGTATGGAAAAAAATGGGAATAATACTGCCGAGAAAAATGCTGCACCACAGAAATTGAGCAGCCAGCAGCCTCTCAGTGTGGTAGTGATGCCTAATCAACCAAGCACA TTTCCCACCAATCAGGATCAAGGCTCAGTCGTTATGGGGGAGATCTCCCCTCATCAAGATGATCGTTGTTATGAATCCAACCCCTCTACTTCCACTCCATCCAGCTACAGCAAGCTCAACTACGCTGAAACCCTTCAGAG ATTCTTCCGAAGCCACCCAAAGACGGCTTCCTCCGATGAAAGTGGTGACAGCAAAATGGAGGTATCACATTCAGGAAGTTTAG ATGGCAAGAGTAGCTACCATCCTGCCTTTTCTTTGTGTGATGGTTCAGGAAACCACAAGCAGTTGAAGACGCTTTCGCACTCACAGACACTCTCACAGTCCCAGTCCGGTTCGGGTTCGGGCGATAACTGTGATCATACCAG AAAATCAGAAAGCACAGGAAATGGCAGCAGAGAGATGGGTAGAACGTCAAGTGATGGACGTTCCTACTGCCATATCCAGCTGACAGAAGAAGTGCTCTCTAGACATAATGCTGACATGCAGAAGATCTTCATGCAGCGACAGCAAACTGGTGGCAAATCATTCAAGGACAAATATAAAATGAAAACAGTGAAAAAGCCGACAAAGAGGCCTATTGAACGT ACTGTGGGCATGAAGAGATGTGGTGGCATTGTGGAGAATGAAGCAAGTGTGCACAAACAACCATTCCTTGCACCTCCTGCAGCAGTTTCCAGTTCTTCCCTCAAGCCTTCCTCTGCAGATGTGTGGATATCAGCAGATAAGACTCACATTCCGACCTCTGG GTCAGCTGGAGGAGCTGTAGGTGCTGTAGGAGCAAGCACTGCCCATGGAGGTACTATAACAGCACCATCATATCCAAGCATTGTGCCTGgattttactttcctgcaagtgcATCCAGCATGTCATCATTGCCTCCAGTTGATAATTTAAACATTTCTCAAGCACCTGGGCCTTCCCTTGTCATACCTCCACAACAGCCAGCTTTTATACAACCTCAAG CCCCTTCTCAAGAAATCCATGTCAACTACATGCAATTGGGTGGTCTTCCTGCTTCTGCCCATCAGTGGATTAACT GTATGACTGTGCCTCTTCAGTACATGAGTGCCATTCCTGGGGTGATGTACCAGACTGTTGCACCACCACTCTTCAATGCTCCTCCTCTTATGCTACCTAATGTAGTCTACCAGCACACTACGGTTCAGCCACCTCTAGGACAAATTCCAGTTCTACTTTCTGATGGAGAGAAGCGTTCGGGAGTAGACAGTGAACATGAGCAACTGGAGCCCAACTCACAGTCAGCTAAG CAGAACTTTAATATCAAACAATGTGCTGCTCACCTGCGCCGGCCAGACTCCCAGGCTACGTCAGTTAAAGCAGAACCTGGCTCAGCGCGTGGCAGCACTGCCTCTGCCTCGGGCAAGATTATTAGTTCACATTCACACGTTGCTGAAAGTTTACGCTCCTTTGTGGAAGATACAGCAATATTGTCTCCTGGCTGCATGCCCAAG GATTCTGAGATGAACTGTGACTCATCACAGGTATCGCAGTTCTCACAGTCGACTAGTGTCCAGGCAGAGGCTGAAAGCGTCGGCTCACCTGGGAAGCGAGACAAGATGGCACTTGAAGATCGTGAGCAACATCATGAAAATTCCAG TGATATGGTGCTGTCTATAACGAGTTCATCCTCATCACTCAGAGAATACAAGTCTACTGATGATAGCATGCAAAATGTGTCGGAAAATTTTGATAATAGTGAG GCCTCATCATCTGGAATGAAATGGAACATACCACGATCCAAGTGCCAACGTCCAGTGTTGAATGACCCGCCATGGTTGGAGGATGTGAAAGTCACACCAGAGCTGTTGTACAAGTACCAGCTGGAGACCAAGGAACTAGTTGATGTTCTCAGGCAAGATATGGACATGCTCAAGAGAATACGACAG CCTGCTTGGGTGGATGACCAACTATCCTCACTGTACAACGAGCTGGAGCTGGAGGGTTCCAGTGCAGACCTACAACTGGATGATGGTGTTACTTCATCATCTGGAGAAGACCAAGCTGGCACCTCTACACAG ACTCCTCCAAGAAAAAAGAAATCATCCATGTATTTTAGCAAGATGGCTATGCTTCATGAAGAGGATGCTCCACTACCTCCCTCGGAGCCTTGGGCCATGAGACAGCACCCGGCACAGGAGACCTCCAGCTCTTCATCTTAA
- the LOC123775250 gene encoding period circadian protein isoform X7, which produces MAESDNHGVTMEEQSIDDAKNPGQQESAYGSLESSSQGPSQKSYSGSKSLNSGSSHSSGFGDNADFSENRLKEVKHKDHRRKKSKEKPDKLLLKEKTEKCTKEENDKEREKTRTGEHDPRLTSETASSVATGIEESTSTFNCHSNDGEERADQPTLVYTQALNYIRKIKERSAEQGVPFASRELVQLPQDTHDVAAFLKSFKSSRGFTVAISVQDGTVLQVSPAITDVLGFPKDMLIGQSFIDFVYPKDSINLSSKIIHGLNMPFRSESLNDNYGTSFYCRMRVYHGLKTSGFAVRNKRTHYKPCKMILKFHDASCTDETASTYGPNSSLLLAEVIPVESVYTVPEETPAMGCFSIRHTASCNFSEYDPEAIPYLGHLPQDLTGNSVFDCYHPQDLPLLKYVYEEMVKQQGKPHRSKPYRFRAFNGSYVTLQTEWLCFVNPWTKRIDSIIGQHRVLKGPSDIAIFLDPGDKIQSPLPEEVMKEAQKAQKEIIELLAKPVATYKDPSKAPQEMRRRTLAHMMSSIVDELDSMEKNGNNTAEKNAAPQKLSSQQPLSVVVMPNQPSTVQKCQESVNSSSESPSSYGQLNYSETIHRFFRSHPKTASSDESGDSKMEVSHSGSLDGKSSYHPAFSLCDGSGNHKQLKTLSHSQTLSQSQSGSGSGDNCDHTRKSESTGNGSREMGRTSSDGRSYCHIQLTEEVLSRHNADMQKIFMQRQQTGGKSFKDKYKMKTVKKPTKRPIERTVGMKRCGGIVENEASVHKQPFLAPPAAVSSSSLKPSSADVWISADKTHIPTSGSAGGAVGAVGASTAHGGTITAPSYPSIVPGFYFPASASSMSSLPPVDNLNISQAPGPSLVIPPQQPAFIQPQAPSQEIHVNYMQLGGLPASAHQWINSGMTVPLQYMSAIPGVMYQTVAPPLFNAPPLMLPNVVYQHTTVQPPLGQIPVLLSDGEKRSGVDSEHEQLEPNSQSAKQNFNIKQCAAHLRRPDSQATSVKAEPGSARGSTASASGKIISSHSHVAESLRSFVEDTAILSPGCMPKDSEMNCDSSQVSQFSQSTSVQAEAESVGSPGKRDKMALEDREQHHENSSDMVLSITSSSSSLREYKSTDDSMQNVSENFDNSEASSSGMKWNIPRSKCQRPVLNDPPWLEDVKVTPELLYKYQLETKELVDVLRQDMDMLKRIRQPAWVDDQLSSLYNELELEGSSADLQLDDGVTSSSGEDQAGTSTQTPPRKKKSSMYFSKMAMLHEEDAPLPPSEPWAMRQHPAQETSSSSS; this is translated from the exons GGGTAACCATGGAGGAACAGTCAATTGATGATGCTAAGAATCCAGGACAACAAGAGTCAGCATATGGTTCCTTGGAGTCCAGTTCCCAAGGCCCATCTCAGAAAAG TTACAGTGGGAGCAAGAGCCTCAATAGTGGATCCAGTCACAGTAGTGGCTTTGGCGATAATGCTGACTTTAG TGAAAACAGATTGAAAGAAGTCAAGCACAAAGACCACAGAAGGAAAAAGTCAAAAGAGAAGCCTGATAAATTGCTGCTTAAGGAGAAGACAGAGAAGTGTACCAAAGAAGAAAATGATAAGGAGAGGGAGAAGACAAGAACAGGAGAGCATGATCCCAGACTGACTAGTGAGACAGCCAGCA GTGTTGCAACAGGTATTGAAGAAAGCACGTCAACATTTAACTGCCACAGTAATGATGGGGAAGAAAGGGCTGACCAACCAACTCTAGTGTATACTCAAGCTCTTAATTATATTAGAAAGATAAAGGAACGGTCTGCAGAACAAG GTGTTCCCTTTGCTAGTCGAGAGCTTGTGCAGCTACCACAGGACACCCATGATGTGGCTGCCTTCCTAAAGAGCTTTAAAAGTTCT CGTGGCTTTACAGTTGCCATCAGTGTTCAGGATGGTACAGTACTCCAGGTTTCACCGGCCATTACTGATGTCCTCGGTTTCCCGAAAGACATGCTCATTGGACAGTCATTCATTGACTTTGTCTACCCTAAGGATTCAATTAACTTATCATCCAAAATCATTCATGGATTAAATATGCCATTCAGATCTGAATCACTTAATG ATAATTATGGTACATCATTTTACTGTCGGATGCGTGTATATCATGGTCTGAAGACTTCAGGTTTTGCAGTACGCAACAAACGCACCCATTATAAGCCATGCAAGATGATATTGAAATTCCATGATGCTTCGTGCACAGATGAGACTGCATCAACTTATGGACCCAACTCCTCTCTTCTGCTGGCAGAAGTTATCCCTGTAGAAAGTGTTTACACCG TACCTGAGGAGACACCAGCAATGGGCTGCTTCAGCATTCGCCACACTGCTTCATGCAACTTCTCTGAATATGACCCTGAGGCCATTCCATATTTGGGTCATCTGCCTCAAGACCTGACAGGCAATTCAGTCTTTGACTGCTATCATCCACAAGACTTGCCTCTTCTCAAGTATGTTTATGAAGAAA TGGTGAAACAACAGGGAAAGCCCCATAGAAGTAAACCATATAGGTTTCGAGCCTTCAATGGAAGCTACGTTACTCTTCAAACGGAATGGCTTTGCTTTGTTAATCCATGGACAAAAAGAATTGACTCCATTATTGGTCAGCACAGGGTGTTGAAA GGTCCCAGTGATATTGCAATATTTTTAGATCCAGGAGATAAGATTCAGTCTCCACTACCAGAAGAAGTCATGAAGGAGGCACAGAAAGCACAAAAAGAAATAATTGAATTATTAGCAAAG CCAGTTGCTACATACAAAGACCCGAGCAAAGCACCACAAGAGATGCGGAGAAGAACTCTGGCTCACATGATGAGCTCCATTGTAGACGAATTAGACAGTATGGAAAAAAATGGGAATAATACTGCCGAGAAAAATGCTGCACCACAGAAATTGAGCAGCCAGCAGCCTCTCAGTGTGGTAGTGATGCCTAATCAACCAAGCACA GTCCAGAAATGTCAGGAGAGTGTCAATTCTTCATCTGAGTCTCCTTCCAGTTATGGACAACTCAACTATTCAGAAACCATTCATAG ATTCTTCCGAAGCCACCCAAAGACGGCTTCCTCCGATGAAAGTGGTGACAGCAAAATGGAGGTATCACATTCAGGAAGTTTAG ATGGCAAGAGTAGCTACCATCCTGCCTTTTCTTTGTGTGATGGTTCAGGAAACCACAAGCAGTTGAAGACGCTTTCGCACTCACAGACACTCTCACAGTCCCAGTCCGGTTCGGGTTCGGGCGATAACTGTGATCATACCAG AAAATCAGAAAGCACAGGAAATGGCAGCAGAGAGATGGGTAGAACGTCAAGTGATGGACGTTCCTACTGCCATATCCAGCTGACAGAAGAAGTGCTCTCTAGACATAATGCTGACATGCAGAAGATCTTCATGCAGCGACAGCAAACTGGTGGCAAATCATTCAAGGACAAATATAAAATGAAAACAGTGAAAAAGCCGACAAAGAGGCCTATTGAACGT ACTGTGGGCATGAAGAGATGTGGTGGCATTGTGGAGAATGAAGCAAGTGTGCACAAACAACCATTCCTTGCACCTCCTGCAGCAGTTTCCAGTTCTTCCCTCAAGCCTTCCTCTGCAGATGTGTGGATATCAGCAGATAAGACTCACATTCCGACCTCTGG GTCAGCTGGAGGAGCTGTAGGTGCTGTAGGAGCAAGCACTGCCCATGGAGGTACTATAACAGCACCATCATATCCAAGCATTGTGCCTGgattttactttcctgcaagtgcATCCAGCATGTCATCATTGCCTCCAGTTGATAATTTAAACATTTCTCAAGCACCTGGGCCTTCCCTTGTCATACCTCCACAACAGCCAGCTTTTATACAACCTCAAG CCCCTTCTCAAGAAATCCATGTCAACTACATGCAATTGGGTGGTCTTCCTGCTTCTGCCCATCAGTGGATTAACT CAGGTATGACTGTGCCTCTTCAGTACATGAGTGCCATTCCTGGGGTGATGTACCAGACTGTTGCACCACCACTCTTCAATGCTCCTCCTCTTATGCTACCTAATGTAGTCTACCAGCACACTACGGTTCAGCCACCTCTAGGACAAATTCCAGTTCTACTTTCTGATGGAGAGAAGCGTTCGGGAGTAGACAGTGAACATGAGCAACTGGAGCCCAACTCACAGTCAGCTAAG CAGAACTTTAATATCAAACAATGTGCTGCTCACCTGCGCCGGCCAGACTCCCAGGCTACGTCAGTTAAAGCAGAACCTGGCTCAGCGCGTGGCAGCACTGCCTCTGCCTCGGGCAAGATTATTAGTTCACATTCACACGTTGCTGAAAGTTTACGCTCCTTTGTGGAAGATACAGCAATATTGTCTCCTGGCTGCATGCCCAAG GATTCTGAGATGAACTGTGACTCATCACAGGTATCGCAGTTCTCACAGTCGACTAGTGTCCAGGCAGAGGCTGAAAGCGTCGGCTCACCTGGGAAGCGAGACAAGATGGCACTTGAAGATCGTGAGCAACATCATGAAAATTCCAG TGATATGGTGCTGTCTATAACGAGTTCATCCTCATCACTCAGAGAATACAAGTCTACTGATGATAGCATGCAAAATGTGTCGGAAAATTTTGATAATAGTGAG GCCTCATCATCTGGAATGAAATGGAACATACCACGATCCAAGTGCCAACGTCCAGTGTTGAATGACCCGCCATGGTTGGAGGATGTGAAAGTCACACCAGAGCTGTTGTACAAGTACCAGCTGGAGACCAAGGAACTAGTTGATGTTCTCAGGCAAGATATGGACATGCTCAAGAGAATACGACAG CCTGCTTGGGTGGATGACCAACTATCCTCACTGTACAACGAGCTGGAGCTGGAGGGTTCCAGTGCAGACCTACAACTGGATGATGGTGTTACTTCATCATCTGGAGAAGACCAAGCTGGCACCTCTACACAG ACTCCTCCAAGAAAAAAGAAATCATCCATGTATTTTAGCAAGATGGCTATGCTTCATGAAGAGGATGCTCCACTACCTCCCTCGGAGCCTTGGGCCATGAGACAGCACCCGGCACAGGAGACCTCCAGCTCTTCATCTTAA